A genomic segment from Nocardiopsis sp. Huas11 encodes:
- a CDS encoding cation:proton antiporter family protein, giving the protein MEPAFILAAFTGGFAALALRMPPLVGFLAAGFALNALGYRATPELDALAGFGVVLLLFTIGLKLDARWLLQRQVWATATAHMAASVVLVSAVIGVLRFAGLALLEGTGWRTLLLLGFALSFSSTVFAVKVLAARSESGSLYGRLAIGVLIAQDVFAVAFLSTTSGSPPSPWALLLVLLLPAAPVLRAVLDRVGRGDMRVLFGVFAALVVGYTLFDLVGIKGDLGALVVGLLLAPSGNAAPLAKSLLSVKDLLLVGFFLSIGLTGLPDAGALGVAVLLLLLMPLKGALFTALFLWFRLRARTSLLAGLTLSNYSEFGLIVGALAASHGWLSDRWLVVLAVAVALSFAVSAQLNAAGESVYRAIGPWLVRRERADLLPGDRPIEIGDARAVILGMGRIGCGAYDRLVQVHGTPAAGVEHDPATVARLRDKGYRVVEGDATDSDFWARLSLHPEVELIILAMPHQRGNLAALDQLRGDGVRATIAGVVNHEDEIAELRRRGAHEVYHLYGEAGRALADDAVAHPRR; this is encoded by the coding sequence ATGGAACCCGCGTTCATCCTCGCCGCGTTCACCGGTGGATTCGCCGCCCTGGCACTCCGCATGCCGCCCCTGGTGGGCTTCCTGGCGGCGGGGTTCGCCCTCAACGCGCTCGGTTACCGGGCCACCCCCGAACTCGACGCGCTGGCCGGCTTCGGCGTCGTCCTGCTGCTGTTCACCATCGGACTGAAGCTGGACGCGCGCTGGCTGCTCCAGCGCCAGGTGTGGGCGACCGCGACCGCGCACATGGCGGCCTCCGTGGTGCTGGTCTCGGCGGTGATCGGCGTGCTGCGGTTCGCGGGCCTGGCACTACTGGAGGGCACGGGTTGGCGGACGCTGCTCCTGCTGGGCTTCGCCCTGTCCTTCTCCAGCACGGTCTTCGCGGTGAAGGTCCTGGCGGCGCGCAGCGAGTCCGGGTCGCTCTACGGGCGGCTGGCGATCGGCGTGCTCATCGCCCAGGACGTCTTCGCGGTCGCGTTCCTGTCCACCACCTCCGGTTCGCCGCCGAGCCCGTGGGCACTGCTCCTGGTTCTGCTGCTGCCCGCCGCGCCGGTGCTGCGCGCGGTCCTCGACCGGGTCGGGCGAGGGGACATGCGGGTGCTCTTCGGCGTGTTCGCCGCCCTGGTCGTCGGCTACACCCTGTTCGACCTGGTGGGGATCAAGGGCGATCTGGGGGCGCTGGTCGTCGGCCTGTTGCTGGCCCCCTCCGGGAACGCGGCGCCCCTGGCCAAGTCGCTGCTGTCGGTCAAGGACCTCCTGCTCGTCGGCTTCTTCCTCAGCATCGGCCTCACGGGGCTGCCGGACGCCGGAGCACTGGGCGTGGCGGTCCTGCTCCTGCTGCTCATGCCGCTCAAGGGCGCCCTGTTCACCGCGCTGTTCCTGTGGTTCCGGCTGCGCGCCCGCACCTCACTGCTGGCGGGGCTGACTCTGAGCAACTACTCCGAGTTCGGACTCATCGTCGGTGCCCTGGCCGCCTCCCATGGGTGGCTGTCGGACCGGTGGCTGGTGGTCCTGGCCGTGGCGGTGGCGCTGAGCTTCGCCGTGTCCGCGCAGCTGAACGCCGCGGGGGAGTCCGTCTACCGCGCCATCGGGCCCTGGCTCGTGCGCCGGGAACGGGCCGACCTGCTGCCGGGCGACCGCCCCATCGAGATCGGTGACGCCCGTGCGGTGATCCTGGGCATGGGTCGGATCGGGTGCGGTGCCTACGACCGTCTCGTCCAGGTGCACGGGACCCCGGCGGCCGGGGTCGAGCACGATCCGGCGACCGTGGCCCGGCTCCGGGACAAGGGGTACCGGGTGGTGGAGGGCGACGCCACCGACTCCGACTTCTGGGCCCGGCTGAGCCTCCATCCGGAGGTGGAGCTCATCATCCTGGCCATGCCGCACCAGCGCGGCAACCTGGCCGCGCTGGACCAGTTGCGCGGCGACGGGGTCCGCGCCACGATCGCGGGCGTGGTCAACCACGAGGACGAGATCGCCGAGCTGCGGCGCCGGGGCGCCCACGAGGTCTACCACCTGTACGGGGAGGCCGGCCGCGCCCTGGCGGACGACGCCGTCGCCCACCCCCGCCGCTGA
- a CDS encoding PP2C family protein-serine/threonine phosphatase — protein sequence MVPEDKDNAASEASAEGGPLHRGAAAVRWPVSEGAGSLPGLGEDPVLTGVAEQVQELVRTQVRMRSLLSAVLALGQDLELGAVLRRVVAAAMELVGARYGALGILNDHGDGFAEFIPLGLDEEEERALAGVDHPSGKGLLGSMIHRNAPLRVDDIGAHPDAVGFPAGHPAMRSLLGAAVKVRGRTYGDIYVSTRRDGRPFDRRDEEVLTALAGAAGIAIENARLFEEVRTSAERFQRLLLPRVPDLAPFEVASVYRPADAGLGGDWYDALRLRDGACVAVIGDVIGHDLVAAASMARIRSKLRALVYDRHTSPGAALSSLDRILLATEEDAVTTISLARIEPVEDRWDLCWSTAGHLPPLVLAPGGDARYLEAEPGLPLGVDPDAERPDHRYPMRPSSTVLMFTDGLVEHPDHSLDRGLGRVAEIAAAYADRPVADLCRAVTEDAPGDGHDDLAVLAVRVPQR from the coding sequence ATGGTGCCCGAGGACAAGGACAACGCCGCGTCGGAGGCGTCCGCCGAGGGCGGTCCGCTCCACCGCGGGGCGGCCGCCGTGCGGTGGCCGGTGTCGGAGGGGGCGGGTTCGCTTCCGGGGCTCGGCGAGGACCCGGTCCTGACCGGGGTGGCCGAGCAGGTCCAGGAGCTGGTCCGCACCCAGGTCAGGATGCGGTCGCTGCTGAGTGCGGTACTGGCGCTCGGCCAGGACCTGGAGCTGGGCGCGGTCCTGCGCCGGGTGGTGGCCGCCGCGATGGAGCTCGTCGGCGCCAGGTACGGAGCGCTCGGCATTCTGAACGACCACGGCGACGGGTTCGCGGAGTTCATCCCCCTCGGCCTGGACGAGGAGGAGGAGCGGGCCCTGGCCGGTGTGGACCACCCGAGCGGCAAGGGGCTGCTGGGCAGCATGATCCACCGGAACGCGCCGCTGCGGGTCGACGACATCGGCGCGCACCCCGACGCGGTGGGCTTTCCCGCCGGCCATCCGGCCATGCGTTCCCTGCTCGGAGCGGCCGTCAAGGTCCGCGGGCGCACGTACGGCGACATCTACGTGTCCACACGCAGGGACGGGCGGCCCTTCGACCGGCGCGACGAGGAGGTGCTCACGGCGCTGGCCGGTGCGGCGGGGATCGCCATCGAGAACGCGCGCCTGTTCGAGGAGGTCCGGACCAGCGCGGAGCGCTTCCAGCGCCTGCTCCTGCCGCGGGTGCCGGACCTGGCGCCCTTCGAGGTCGCCTCGGTCTACCGTCCGGCCGACGCCGGGCTGGGCGGCGACTGGTACGACGCCCTCCGGCTGCGCGACGGCGCCTGTGTGGCGGTGATCGGCGACGTGATCGGCCACGACCTGGTCGCCGCGGCCTCGATGGCCCGGATCCGGAGCAAGCTGCGGGCGCTGGTCTATGACCGGCACACCTCGCCCGGCGCGGCGCTGTCCAGCCTCGACCGGATCCTCCTGGCGACCGAGGAGGACGCGGTCACCACCATCAGCCTGGCGCGGATCGAGCCGGTCGAGGACCGGTGGGACCTGTGCTGGAGCACAGCGGGCCACCTGCCCCCGCTGGTGCTGGCCCCGGGCGGGGACGCGCGCTACCTGGAGGCCGAACCCGGCCTGCCGCTCGGTGTCGACCCCGACGCCGAGCGGCCGGACCACCGGTATCCGATGCGGCCCTCGTCCACCGTCCTGATGTTCACCGACGGACTGGTCGAGCATCCGGACCACTCACTGGACCGCGGTCTGGGCCGCGTGGCGGAGATCGCCGCCGCCTACGCCGACCGTCCGGTGGCGGACCTGTGCCGGGCCGTGACCGAGGACGCGCCCGGCGACGGCCACGACGATCTGGCGGTGCTCGCCGTGCGCGTGCCCCAGCGGTGA
- a CDS encoding ABC transporter ATP-binding protein has translation MPIIDVKNLHKRYGDKVVLQDVSFSVEEGEIFGILGPNGAGKTTTVECVEGLRVPDRGTISVLGLDPRRDRAELRENLGAQLQESALPGRLRAGEALRLYASFYRESADPDELTTGLDPQARRTTWDLIERVRDSGVTIVLVTHFMDEAERLCDRLALVDEGRIAALDTPGGLVARARLEQRISFRAPRDLDERPLSALPEVTSVHRTGTQVRITGQGNLVYAVTSALARDHVIAQDLRVEHASLDEAFVTLTGNGLRS, from the coding sequence ATGCCGATCATCGACGTCAAGAACCTGCACAAGCGGTACGGGGACAAGGTCGTCCTCCAGGACGTGTCCTTCTCCGTCGAGGAGGGGGAGATCTTCGGGATCCTCGGGCCCAACGGCGCGGGGAAGACGACCACCGTCGAGTGCGTCGAGGGCCTGCGCGTACCCGACCGCGGAACGATCAGCGTGCTCGGTCTCGACCCGCGCCGGGACCGCGCCGAACTGCGTGAGAACCTGGGCGCCCAGCTCCAGGAGTCGGCCCTGCCCGGTCGGCTCAGGGCCGGTGAGGCCCTGCGCCTGTACGCCTCCTTCTACCGGGAGTCGGCCGACCCCGACGAGCTCACCACCGGGTTGGACCCGCAGGCGCGGCGCACCACCTGGGACCTCATCGAGCGCGTACGCGACTCGGGCGTCACCATCGTGCTCGTCACCCATTTCATGGACGAGGCCGAGCGGCTCTGCGACCGGCTCGCCCTCGTGGACGAGGGCCGGATCGCCGCCCTGGACACCCCCGGCGGCCTGGTCGCCCGGGCCCGGCTCGAACAGCGGATCAGCTTCCGCGCGCCGCGCGACCTGGACGAACGGCCCCTCAGCGCGCTCCCGGAGGTGACCTCGGTCCACCGCACCGGGACCCAGGTCCGGATCACGGGGCAGGGCAACCTGGTGTACGCGGTGACCTCCGCCCTGGCCCGCGACCACGTGATCGCCCAGGATCTGCGCGTCGAGCACGCAAGCCTGGACGAAGCGTTCGTCACCCTCACCGGGAACGGACTCCGGTCATGA